From the genome of Onthophagus taurus isolate NC chromosome 5, IU_Otau_3.0, whole genome shotgun sequence, one region includes:
- the LOC111426645 gene encoding transcription factor ATOH8: protein MMTYSNGRTIVTSAEMDQTPLCPTDDDFTDEIHSPTGSSEDSVEVKVEAISLKNKRKCVEPRRVQDGPPKKRLCLQNSVQHFRPWSLNPEKLDNEEHHPHYYHPLQAVKPEVIVPLVAIPEVSHGYFRPPSPVRRSPSPVQEPVALVKRKEVICDDDNIKTEKCNGEIFAKPEVFVKPEVLRVPVHPIAAISTAETEHIIKNSVEAFPRLQQNNRKEQRNYKNMTRERRIEANARERTRVHTISAAFDTLRKSVPAYSSAQKLSKLSVLRVACSYIATLSSMLQDDDSHVAQCVDQVTKTIQREGKLRKKKDDID, encoded by the exons ATGATGACTTATAGTAACGGAAGGACTATTGTCACTTCAG cCGAAATGGACCAAACGCCACTTTGTCCAACAGACGACGACTTCACCGATGAGATTCATTCTCCAACTGGAAGCAGCGAGGATAGCGTCGAAGTTAAAGTGGAGGCGATTTCGctgaaaaataaaaggaaatgcGTAGAACCTCGCCGAGTGCAAGATGGTCCCCCAAAAAAACGTCTTTGCCTCCAAAACTCCGTCCAACATTTCCGTCCGTGGAGCCTCAACCCCGAAAAATTGGACAACGAGGAGCATCATCCCCATTATTACCACCCACTTCAAGCGGTAAAACCAGAAGTTATCGTTCCATTAGTCGCGATACCAGAAGTTTCGCATGGATACTTCAGACCTCCATCGCCAGTGCGAAGATCGCCTTCACCCGTCCAAGAACCTGTCGCCTTAGTGAAACGGAAGGAAGTGATTTGTGATGACGATAatataaaaactgaaaaatgtAATGGTGAAATTTTCGCTAAACCCGAAGTTTttgttaaacccgaagttttAAGAGTACCAGTTCACCCAATCGCGGCTATTTCAACCGCTGAAACTGaacatattattaaaaattcagtTGAAGCTTTCCCAAG attacaacaaaataatagaaaagaaCAACGCAATTACAAAAACATGACCCGAGAACGTCGCATAGAAGCAAACGCAAGGGAACGAACGCGAGTGCATACGATAAGCGCTGCTTTTGATACCTTAAGAAAATCGGTACCTGCTTATTCAAGTGCGCAAAAGCTTTCAAAACTTTCTGTGCTTCGCGTCGCTTGCAGTTACATAGCGACGTTAAGCAGCATGTTACAAGACGATGATAGTCACGTAGCGCAATGCGTGGACCAAgttacaaaaacaatacaaagGGAAGGAAAATTAAGGAAGAAAAAAGACGATATCGATTGA